The Brassica napus cultivar Da-Ae chromosome C7, Da-Ae, whole genome shotgun sequence genome has a segment encoding these proteins:
- the LOC106440460 gene encoding uncharacterized protein LOC106440460 isoform X3 — protein sequence MVTIKLDRLFDSQVVSFHKELEAMCVDPKVIAATSINPKLVGGRLFLNATSHVYFDKKTYAGEVRFYQLVARGTGLPSAAPPLRSNAKVETMTMAELNAAVVNAASQEIDFLRIGRVVCLDTDKGWCYAACSKCSKKLQRTTSAFAYGRCNNLHGAGALRCSKQWDKMNSRLLLGCYLSLWITLIICL from the exons ATGGTGACTATAAAACTGGATAG GTTATTTGACTCCCAGGTTGTTTCTTTTCACAAAGAGCTTGAAGCCATGTGTGTTGATCCGAAGGTCATTGCTGCTACTAGCATAAACCCAAAGTTGGTTGGAG GCCGTTTGTTCCTCAATGCAACGTCGCATGTGTATTTTGATAAGAAGACGTATGCAGGGGAAGTCCGATTCTACCA GTTGGTCGCCAGGGGCACTGGTCTACCATCAGCCGCCc caccGCTAAGATCAAATGCGAAGGTTGAGACAATGACAATGGCTGAGCTCAACGCTGCTGTCGTCAATGCTGCATCGCAG GAAATTGACTTCCTACGCATTGGGAGGGTTGTTTGCCTTGACACAGATAAGGGTTGGTGTTATGCTGCATGCTCTAAATGCAGTAAAAAGTTGCAGCGCACTACCTCTGCTTTTGCGTATGGGCGATGCAATAATTTGCATGGTGCTGGAGCCCTTCG ATGCTCAAAACAGTGGGACAAGATGAACTCGAGGCTTCTTCTCGGTTGCTATCTTTCTTTGTGGATCACCTTAATAATATGTTTGTAG
- the LOC106440460 gene encoding uncharacterized protein LOC106440460 isoform X1, producing MVTIKLDRLFDSQVVSFHKELEAMCVDPKVIAATSINPKLVGGRLFLNATSHVYFDKKTYAGEVRFYQYVIRLLNVYMCIDTIRLPNHSMVRRLVARGTGLPSAAPPLRSNAKVETMTMAELNAAVVNAASQEIDFLRIGRVVCLDTDKGWCYAACSKCSKKLQRTTSAFAYGRCNNLHGAGALRCSKQWDKMNSRLLLGCYLSLWITLIICL from the exons ATGGTGACTATAAAACTGGATAG GTTATTTGACTCCCAGGTTGTTTCTTTTCACAAAGAGCTTGAAGCCATGTGTGTTGATCCGAAGGTCATTGCTGCTACTAGCATAAACCCAAAGTTGGTTGGAG GCCGTTTGTTCCTCAATGCAACGTCGCATGTGTATTTTGATAAGAAGACGTATGCAGGGGAAGTCCGATTCTACCAGTATGTTATTCGTTTATTAAATGTGTATATGTGCATTGACACTATTAGGCTGCCTAACCATTCTATGGTGCGTAGGTTGGTCGCCAGGGGCACTGGTCTACCATCAGCCGCCc caccGCTAAGATCAAATGCGAAGGTTGAGACAATGACAATGGCTGAGCTCAACGCTGCTGTCGTCAATGCTGCATCGCAG GAAATTGACTTCCTACGCATTGGGAGGGTTGTTTGCCTTGACACAGATAAGGGTTGGTGTTATGCTGCATGCTCTAAATGCAGTAAAAAGTTGCAGCGCACTACCTCTGCTTTTGCGTATGGGCGATGCAATAATTTGCATGGTGCTGGAGCCCTTCG ATGCTCAAAACAGTGGGACAAGATGAACTCGAGGCTTCTTCTCGGTTGCTATCTTTCTTTGTGGATCACCTTAATAATATGTTTGTAG
- the LOC106440460 gene encoding uncharacterized protein LOC106440460 isoform X4 — MCVDPKVIAATSINPKLVGGRLFLNATSHVYFDKKTYAGEVRFYQLVARGTGLPSAAPPLRSNAKVETMTMAELNAAVVNAASQEIDFLRIGRVVCLDTDKGWCYAACSKCSKKLQRTTSAFAYGRCNNLHGAGALRCSKQWDKMNSRLLLGCYLSLWITLIICL, encoded by the exons ATGTGTGTTGATCCGAAGGTCATTGCTGCTACTAGCATAAACCCAAAGTTGGTTGGAG GCCGTTTGTTCCTCAATGCAACGTCGCATGTGTATTTTGATAAGAAGACGTATGCAGGGGAAGTCCGATTCTACCA GTTGGTCGCCAGGGGCACTGGTCTACCATCAGCCGCCc caccGCTAAGATCAAATGCGAAGGTTGAGACAATGACAATGGCTGAGCTCAACGCTGCTGTCGTCAATGCTGCATCGCAG GAAATTGACTTCCTACGCATTGGGAGGGTTGTTTGCCTTGACACAGATAAGGGTTGGTGTTATGCTGCATGCTCTAAATGCAGTAAAAAGTTGCAGCGCACTACCTCTGCTTTTGCGTATGGGCGATGCAATAATTTGCATGGTGCTGGAGCCCTTCG ATGCTCAAAACAGTGGGACAAGATGAACTCGAGGCTTCTTCTCGGTTGCTATCTTTCTTTGTGGATCACCTTAATAATATGTTTGTAG
- the LOC106440460 gene encoding uncharacterized protein LOC106440460 isoform X2 — protein MCVDPKVIAATSINPKLVGGRLFLNATSHVYFDKKTYAGEVRFYQYVIRLLNVYMCIDTIRLPNHSMVRRLVARGTGLPSAAPPLRSNAKVETMTMAELNAAVVNAASQEIDFLRIGRVVCLDTDKGWCYAACSKCSKKLQRTTSAFAYGRCNNLHGAGALRCSKQWDKMNSRLLLGCYLSLWITLIICL, from the exons ATGTGTGTTGATCCGAAGGTCATTGCTGCTACTAGCATAAACCCAAAGTTGGTTGGAG GCCGTTTGTTCCTCAATGCAACGTCGCATGTGTATTTTGATAAGAAGACGTATGCAGGGGAAGTCCGATTCTACCAGTATGTTATTCGTTTATTAAATGTGTATATGTGCATTGACACTATTAGGCTGCCTAACCATTCTATGGTGCGTAGGTTGGTCGCCAGGGGCACTGGTCTACCATCAGCCGCCc caccGCTAAGATCAAATGCGAAGGTTGAGACAATGACAATGGCTGAGCTCAACGCTGCTGTCGTCAATGCTGCATCGCAG GAAATTGACTTCCTACGCATTGGGAGGGTTGTTTGCCTTGACACAGATAAGGGTTGGTGTTATGCTGCATGCTCTAAATGCAGTAAAAAGTTGCAGCGCACTACCTCTGCTTTTGCGTATGGGCGATGCAATAATTTGCATGGTGCTGGAGCCCTTCG ATGCTCAAAACAGTGGGACAAGATGAACTCGAGGCTTCTTCTCGGTTGCTATCTTTCTTTGTGGATCACCTTAATAATATGTTTGTAG